From a single Prochlorococcus sp. MIT 0603 genomic region:
- a CDS encoding aldo/keto reductase, with protein sequence MKRNSFGIGPNVSLFTLGTMRALGSLDQMHDVLKEACLAGINHIETAPAYGPAETLLGDSLKALNEQGIHPEGGWVITSKILPCIQLSKGKKELLGILARLGMSKIHNFAIHGLNLFEHLDWALNGEGAELLKWAQGEGFIGQVGFSSHGSNALIRKAIESQRFNFCSLHLHLLDQTRIPLARTALKEGMGVMAISPADKGGYLNTPSKTLTMDCSPYPPLQLAYRFLLSKGISTLTLGAKRKEDLHLAKKLTHSNTPLKGPEKAAIDRLNKNKKLRLGNTFCGQCRKCLPCPSDVPIPDILRLRNLAIGLDMRTFAKERYNLIGRAGHWWEANDARSCEECGECVPKCPYNLKIPELLKETHNQLADVPQRRLWG encoded by the coding sequence ATGAAGCGCAATTCATTTGGTATAGGCCCCAACGTAAGCCTATTTACATTGGGGACTATGAGAGCTCTAGGTTCTTTAGATCAAATGCATGATGTCCTCAAAGAAGCATGCTTAGCAGGAATCAACCATATAGAAACGGCACCTGCGTATGGACCAGCAGAGACTTTATTAGGAGACTCACTAAAAGCACTTAACGAGCAAGGGATTCACCCAGAAGGGGGTTGGGTAATAACCAGCAAAATCCTTCCATGCATTCAACTCTCAAAAGGTAAAAAAGAACTTCTCGGAATTTTGGCACGGTTAGGCATGTCCAAAATTCATAATTTTGCAATTCATGGGCTAAACCTTTTTGAGCATCTTGACTGGGCACTTAATGGGGAAGGAGCTGAATTACTCAAATGGGCACAAGGGGAAGGCTTTATAGGACAAGTAGGCTTTAGCTCTCATGGCTCCAATGCACTCATCAGAAAAGCCATTGAAAGTCAGAGATTTAATTTTTGCAGTCTTCATCTACATTTATTAGACCAAACAAGAATCCCACTAGCACGTACTGCCTTAAAAGAAGGCATGGGGGTAATGGCTATTTCACCTGCCGATAAGGGAGGGTATTTAAATACACCTAGTAAAACTCTAACTATGGACTGTTCTCCATATCCTCCTCTACAACTTGCTTATCGATTTCTTTTATCTAAAGGCATAAGTACTCTCACTCTAGGAGCAAAGAGAAAGGAAGACTTACACCTTGCCAAAAAGCTAACCCATTCCAATACCCCACTAAAAGGGCCTGAAAAGGCAGCTATAGATCGTTTAAATAAAAACAAGAAGCTTCGATTGGGAAATACATTTTGCGGTCAATGCAGAAAATGTCTCCCATGTCCAAGCGACGTTCCAATACCAGATATCTTACGCCTACGAAATCTCGCCATAGGTCTTGATATGCGAACCTTCGCTAAAGAAAGATATAATCTAATTGGCAGAGCGGGGCATTGGTGGGAAGCAAATGATGCGCGTTCTTGCGAGGAGTGTGGAGAATGCGTGCCAAAATGTCCTTACAACTTAAAGATACCTGAGCTCCTGAAAGAAACACATAATCAATTAGCTGATGTTCCACAACGGCGATTATGGGGCTGA
- a CDS encoding riboflavin synthase encodes MFTGLIQAIGTIHLHGKRVLVKIPSEFDMPSLGDSISVDGVCLTVSALTKNSFLADVSEETLDRTSLGKKANEKAFVNLEPALRLSDRLGGHLVSGHVDGLGRVLSIKDLRNSWDLQICWENNIFAKYTCDKASVALNGVSLTVAKSKKEDDSFSIAVIPHTWGHTALQYLKVGETINLEADLMAKYAESILNKGNYLFDSSTKSNEKYSDISSEWLVDNGFL; translated from the coding sequence ATGTTTACAGGCCTGATTCAAGCAATAGGGACGATCCATCTTCATGGGAAGAGAGTATTGGTAAAAATACCTTCTGAATTTGATATGCCATCTCTTGGAGATAGCATATCGGTTGATGGAGTTTGCTTGACTGTATCAGCACTAACGAAGAACTCTTTCCTAGCTGATGTAAGTGAAGAGACTTTGGATAGAACTAGTCTTGGTAAAAAAGCCAATGAAAAAGCCTTTGTTAATTTGGAACCAGCACTTCGCCTTTCTGATCGATTGGGGGGGCATTTGGTAAGTGGTCACGTTGATGGCTTGGGTAGAGTTCTTTCCATCAAGGATTTACGTAATTCATGGGATTTGCAAATTTGCTGGGAGAATAATATTTTTGCAAAATATACTTGTGATAAAGCAAGTGTAGCTTTGAATGGTGTAAGTCTTACTGTTGCTAAAAGCAAAAAAGAAGATGATAGCTTTTCTATAGCTGTTATTCCTCATACTTGGGGGCATACTGCATTGCAATACTTAAAGGTAGGAGAAACTATTAACTTAGAAGCAGATCTTATGGCTAAGTATGCAGAAAGTATTTTAAATAAAGGTAATTATCTTTTTGACTCCTCTACTAAATCAAACGAGAAATACTCTGATATATCATCAGAGTGGCTGGTTGATAATGGGTTTTTATAA
- a CDS encoding AbrB family transcriptional regulator has translation MLVGKELLEKARSLSKCSEDEIARGCGYVGPSGRVLRKSFYRALVQAKGFKLRSNGPGRPGNRSSRGRQAEFRTKVHGNGNLLIGHAYTKKLGLEPGQEFRIDIRKDSGAISLLPLGGKKLELK, from the coding sequence ATGCTAGTAGGCAAGGAACTACTCGAGAAAGCCAGATCATTAAGCAAATGCTCTGAGGACGAGATAGCCAGAGGTTGTGGCTATGTAGGGCCCAGCGGAAGGGTTTTACGCAAAAGTTTCTATAGAGCATTAGTTCAAGCAAAGGGATTTAAACTTCGCTCAAATGGTCCTGGCCGCCCAGGCAATAGATCATCCCGAGGACGGCAGGCAGAGTTTCGAACCAAAGTCCATGGAAATGGGAATCTGCTTATTGGTCATGCCTACACAAAAAAACTAGGATTAGAACCTGGTCAAGAATTTAGAATAGATATAAGAAAAGATTCCGGAGCAATAAGTTTGCTTCCACTTGGTGGCAAAAAACTTGAACTTAAATAA
- a CDS encoding cytochrome c oxidase subunit 3: MTIISPTNKESEKSALQGQEHEHSDHRLFGLISFLIADGMTFAGFFAAYLTYKSVNPLLPDAIYELELPLPTLNTILLLVSSATFHRAGKALESKNANKCQFWLLVTAALGLAFLASQMVEYFTLPFGLTDNLYASTFYALTGFHGLHVTLGTIMILIVWWQARSPAGRITHSNRFPLEAAELYWHFVDGIWVVLFIILYLL; the protein is encoded by the coding sequence ATGACAATTATTTCACCAACTAACAAGGAATCAGAAAAATCAGCCCTACAAGGTCAAGAGCATGAACACTCCGATCACAGATTATTTGGTCTAATTTCTTTTCTAATTGCAGATGGGATGACATTTGCTGGCTTCTTTGCAGCTTATTTAACTTACAAGTCAGTTAACCCCCTATTACCAGATGCCATTTATGAACTGGAGCTACCTCTACCAACCTTAAACACCATTTTGTTATTAGTAAGCAGTGCAACTTTTCATAGAGCTGGAAAAGCATTGGAAAGTAAAAATGCAAACAAATGTCAATTTTGGCTTCTTGTTACGGCAGCCCTTGGGCTTGCTTTTCTAGCAAGTCAAATGGTGGAATACTTCACTCTTCCATTTGGACTCACCGATAATCTTTACGCTAGTACTTTCTATGCATTAACTGGCTTCCATGGTTTACATGTAACTCTAGGAACAATAATGATTTTAATTGTCTGGTGGCAAGCTCGCTCTCCGGCTGGTCGCATAACCCACTCAAATAGATTCCCTTTAGAGGCTGCCGAGCTGTATTGGCACTTCGTTGATGGAATATGGGTCGTTTTATTCATAATCCTGTACCTACTTTAA
- the ctaD gene encoding cytochrome c oxidase subunit I, whose product MSISLPPSTNKSPQSLQPVGWLRYFSFSLDHKVIGLQYLVCGFLFYLIGGAFAGAIRIELTSPISDFMPRDVYNQVLTLHGTIMIFLWIVPVVNGAFGNYLIPFYVGARDMAFPRLNAVAFWLIPPAGLLLISSYFINGAAQSGWTAYPPLSITTPAAGQMIWIISVLLLGGSSIFGGINFIATILKLRRPGLKLMQLPMYCWAMLGTSILVVLSTPVLAGTLVLLSFDIVANTGFFNPTLGGNVIVYQHLFWFYSHPAVYIMVLPAFGLVSEILPVHCRKPLFGYATMVYSIMGIVILGLVVWAHHMFTSGTPPWMRLFFTIATAFIAVPTGIKFFNWVATLWGGRISLNSAILFSCGFIVNFVLGGITGVALAQVPFDVHVHDTYFVVAHFHYIVYGGSVFVIFSSIYHWYPKFTGKMLNENLGRVHFIITFIGFNLCFAPQHWLGLNGMPRRVAEYDPQFAFVNQISSVGALLMAISTIPFLWNVIYSAFKGKDAGDNPWKALTPEWLTSSPPPVENWIGEAPLIHEPYGYGKKRKLSSNTNNES is encoded by the coding sequence ATGAGTATTTCACTGCCACCATCCACAAACAAAAGCCCACAAAGCCTTCAACCAGTTGGCTGGCTTCGTTATTTTAGCTTTAGTCTCGACCATAAAGTTATTGGTCTGCAATATCTAGTTTGTGGTTTTCTTTTTTATCTTATTGGGGGCGCATTTGCAGGAGCAATACGAATAGAGCTAACTAGTCCTATTTCTGATTTCATGCCAAGGGATGTATATAACCAAGTATTAACTCTGCATGGAACCATAATGATTTTCCTGTGGATTGTTCCAGTCGTTAACGGGGCTTTTGGCAATTATTTAATCCCCTTCTATGTAGGGGCACGCGACATGGCCTTTCCACGACTAAATGCTGTTGCTTTTTGGCTGATACCTCCCGCTGGATTGCTGCTAATCAGCAGTTACTTTATTAATGGAGCAGCTCAATCAGGGTGGACAGCCTACCCACCGCTAAGCATTACAACACCAGCTGCTGGTCAAATGATATGGATAATAAGCGTTCTACTCTTGGGAGGGAGCTCCATCTTTGGTGGGATTAATTTTATAGCAACTATTCTCAAGCTTCGTAGACCAGGATTGAAATTAATGCAACTACCTATGTATTGCTGGGCAATGCTAGGAACAAGCATTTTAGTTGTCCTCTCAACTCCTGTTTTAGCAGGGACTCTTGTTCTCCTCAGCTTCGATATTGTTGCAAACACAGGTTTTTTCAATCCAACTCTCGGAGGAAACGTAATTGTTTATCAGCATCTCTTTTGGTTCTATTCCCACCCAGCTGTTTACATTATGGTTTTACCCGCATTTGGATTAGTAAGTGAAATTCTTCCAGTTCATTGTCGAAAACCTTTATTTGGCTATGCAACAATGGTCTATTCGATCATGGGGATTGTAATTTTAGGGCTTGTCGTTTGGGCTCACCACATGTTTACCAGTGGGACTCCACCATGGATGCGGCTCTTTTTCACTATTGCGACTGCATTTATTGCTGTACCGACTGGTATCAAATTTTTCAATTGGGTAGCTACTCTCTGGGGGGGACGTATTTCATTAAACAGTGCAATTCTCTTTTCATGTGGTTTTATTGTAAATTTTGTCTTAGGCGGAATTACAGGGGTAGCTTTGGCCCAAGTGCCATTTGACGTACATGTTCACGATACCTACTTTGTCGTCGCCCATTTTCATTACATAGTCTATGGAGGCTCAGTATTTGTAATATTTTCTTCTATCTATCATTGGTATCCAAAATTCACAGGGAAGATGCTTAACGAGAATCTTGGAAGAGTGCATTTTATAATTACATTTATTGGGTTTAATCTCTGCTTCGCTCCTCAGCATTGGCTCGGTTTAAATGGCATGCCCAGACGTGTAGCAGAGTATGACCCACAGTTTGCTTTTGTAAATCAAATCAGCAGTGTTGGGGCTCTATTAATGGCAATAAGTACTATTCCATTTCTATGGAATGTTATCTATAGTGCTTTTAAAGGGAAAGATGCTGGAGATAATCCTTGGAAAGCATTAACTCCAGAATGGTTAACTAGTTCACCTCCTCCAGTTGAAAACTGGATCGGCGAAGCCCCTCTCATACATGAGCCATATGGTTACGGTAAAAAGAGAAAGCTGTCCTCTAATACAAATAATGAAAGCTGA
- the coxB gene encoding cytochrome c oxidase subunit II has protein sequence MLPPTAIYTILISIALIIASIWANDNFNFLPDVASANAPIYDELFKVLFVIGIILFVGITALVVYSLIQFRRKPGETEDGLPIEDNLPLEILWTAIPAIVVLFVGLYSYDIYERMGGMQSLSDAHGQHSMHAEERIWGGIGTTSKESAYTKASSLVNVELTAMQFAFLFNYPEGGIISGELHVPAGQPVSMRMESKDVIHAFWVPEFRLKQDVIPGQPTVLNFTPTKPGRYPIICAELCGPYHGGMRSTVVVEEPEEYQAWFKENSKQSEVEL, from the coding sequence TTGCTGCCTCCAACTGCTATATATACAATATTGATTAGTATTGCTCTGATTATTGCGAGCATATGGGCTAATGATAATTTCAATTTTTTACCAGATGTAGCTAGTGCCAATGCTCCTATTTATGACGAGCTATTTAAAGTACTTTTCGTTATTGGGATAATATTATTTGTTGGGATAACAGCTTTGGTCGTATATAGCTTGATTCAGTTTAGGCGAAAGCCAGGGGAAACAGAAGATGGTCTACCTATAGAGGACAATCTACCTTTAGAAATTCTATGGACAGCAATCCCTGCAATAGTAGTTTTATTTGTCGGTCTTTACAGCTATGACATCTATGAAAGGATGGGGGGCATGCAATCACTAAGCGATGCACATGGCCAACATTCCATGCACGCCGAAGAAAGAATATGGGGCGGAATTGGGACAACATCTAAAGAAAGTGCTTATACAAAAGCTTCATCTCTAGTTAATGTTGAGTTAACTGCGATGCAATTTGCTTTTCTCTTCAATTACCCAGAGGGGGGGATTATTTCAGGAGAACTTCATGTTCCTGCAGGTCAACCTGTGAGCATGAGAATGGAATCGAAAGATGTAATTCACGCTTTTTGGGTTCCGGAGTTTCGCTTAAAGCAAGATGTCATACCTGGTCAACCAACAGTCCTAAATTTCACGCCAACGAAACCTGGAAGGTATCCAATAATATGCGCTGAATTATGTGGTCCCTATCATGGTGGGATGCGTTCAACCGTTGTTGTGGAAGAGCCAGAAGAATATCAAGCTTGGTTCAAAGAAAACTCAAAACAATCTGAGGTGGAGTTATGA
- a CDS encoding COX15/CtaA family protein — protein sequence MAAHIVVALIALVAIGGATRVMEAGLACPDWPLCYGSFLPMGKMNIKVFLEWFHRLDAFFVGLAILLQFLFSLIYRSFLPKWLPWINGLILLLVVLQGALGAVTVFDLLPSTVVMGHMLLALILVGLMSALTQRLLSDSRREPPSWWKLLSGCSLIATIAQCLIGSRIATTWTAQKCIASGEYCYWLDFHRASAIPVALGVISFASISIFLGGWFRAQLPLSLSLLFLLSMQIFLGVSSLSSGLTEPLLRVLHQVIASLMIACLAALGSRMQTSPLSMLSETLEDSPLEAVCHG from the coding sequence TTGGCTGCTCATATTGTTGTAGCTCTAATTGCTCTTGTTGCCATTGGAGGAGCTACCCGAGTTATGGAAGCAGGCCTAGCCTGCCCTGACTGGCCACTTTGTTATGGCTCTTTTTTGCCTATGGGTAAAATGAATATAAAAGTTTTTCTAGAATGGTTTCACCGTTTAGATGCTTTTTTTGTTGGCCTAGCTATTTTGTTGCAATTTCTATTTTCGTTGATTTATAGATCATTTTTACCAAAATGGTTGCCATGGATAAATGGCTTGATTCTCTTATTAGTTGTTTTGCAAGGTGCTTTAGGGGCTGTTACGGTTTTTGACCTGTTGCCTTCCACCGTTGTTATGGGACATATGCTTCTTGCGTTAATTCTTGTGGGTTTAATGAGTGCATTGACTCAAAGATTACTCTCGGATTCTCGAAGGGAACCGCCTTCTTGGTGGAAACTTCTCAGTGGATGTTCTCTTATTGCAACGATTGCACAGTGTTTGATAGGAAGCCGAATCGCAACCACATGGACAGCTCAAAAATGTATTGCTAGTGGTGAGTATTGTTATTGGCTTGATTTTCATAGGGCATCAGCAATCCCAGTAGCCTTAGGTGTCATCTCATTTGCATCGATATCTATTTTTTTAGGAGGTTGGTTTCGTGCTCAATTGCCATTGAGTCTTTCCCTTTTATTCCTTTTGTCGATGCAAATATTTTTAGGAGTCTCTTCCCTTTCTTCAGGATTAACAGAGCCTTTGCTTAGAGTTTTACATCAAGTCATTGCTTCTCTGATGATTGCTTGTTTGGCAGCTCTTGGTTCTCGCATGCAAACTTCTCCACTTTCTATGCTCTCTGAAACACTTGAGGATTCTCCCTTGGAGGCCGTCTGTCATGGTTAG
- a CDS encoding heme o synthase, with protein MVSSTSPVLSVSPDRNQIVPSRKKIKLPPWLEVAKPRLIPLLLATTLGGMALSEGWPLPSPRLVCTLGGGALAAAAAGALNCLWEQELDGRMQRTSSRALPSGRLSSSAVFAGAISCTLAAAALLVGGVNCLAAGLSLLGLCSYVLLYTAFLKPRTSQNIVIGGVAGAIPPLVGAAAATGHIGLSGWWLFALVMVWTPAHFWSLAILLKDDYQSVGIPMLPVVKGAVFTAKAISRYGWATVLLSWLGIFALPAGGLLYGILLIPFNIRLLQMVQRLAEDPEDLNRAKGLFRWSILYMFGICLLLVLSRFSLADQFQNQAIYLFSNMNGILSMP; from the coding sequence ATGGTTAGTTCAACTTCTCCAGTCTTATCAGTTTCACCTGATCGTAATCAAATAGTTCCTTCTAGAAAAAAAATAAAGCTACCTCCTTGGCTCGAGGTCGCTAAGCCTAGGCTGATTCCATTGCTTTTAGCTACGACTCTTGGGGGCATGGCCTTGAGCGAGGGTTGGCCTTTGCCTTCACCAAGGCTCGTATGCACTCTTGGAGGAGGAGCTCTCGCCGCTGCCGCTGCAGGGGCGCTTAACTGCCTTTGGGAACAAGAGCTTGATGGTCGGATGCAAAGGACAAGCTCAAGAGCATTGCCTTCAGGAAGATTGTCTTCTTCAGCTGTTTTTGCCGGAGCAATTTCCTGTACTTTGGCAGCTGCAGCATTGTTGGTTGGCGGTGTAAATTGCTTGGCAGCAGGCTTGTCATTACTTGGTTTATGTAGTTATGTGCTGCTTTATACAGCGTTCTTAAAACCCCGCACCTCTCAAAATATTGTTATAGGTGGAGTCGCTGGAGCAATTCCACCTTTGGTTGGCGCAGCTGCAGCAACAGGACATATAGGACTTAGTGGTTGGTGGCTATTTGCACTGGTGATGGTATGGACCCCCGCGCATTTTTGGTCTTTGGCAATACTCTTAAAGGATGACTATCAATCTGTAGGAATACCTATGTTGCCTGTAGTTAAAGGCGCTGTCTTTACTGCTAAAGCTATTTCCCGATATGGCTGGGCAACCGTTCTATTGAGTTGGCTTGGAATCTTTGCTTTGCCTGCAGGAGGACTTCTATATGGAATCTTGTTGATTCCTTTCAATATCAGACTACTCCAAATGGTTCAAAGATTGGCTGAAGACCCAGAAGATTTAAATCGAGCAAAGGGCCTTTTCAGGTGGTCTATTCTTTATATGTTTGGGATTTGTCTTTTACTCGTGCTTAGCCGCTTTTCATTGGCTGATCAGTTT